From the genome of Helicobacter colisuis, one region includes:
- the queF gene encoding preQ(1) synthase, with the protein MELKQLGKQTDYVFQYNKEVLETFENKHSKRDYFVKFNCPEFTSLCPITGQPDFATIYISYIPNLKMVESKSLKLYLFSFRNHGGFHEDCVNVILDDLVELMEPKYIEVWGKFTPRGGISIDPYVNYGIPNTKYAEMAEFRLLNHDLYPEKIDNR; encoded by the coding sequence ATGGAATTAAAACAATTAGGAAAACAAACAGATTATGTTTTTCAATACAATAAAGAAGTGTTAGAGACTTTTGAAAATAAACATTCTAAACGCGATTATTTTGTAAAATTTAATTGCCCTGAATTTACAAGTCTTTGCCCTATTACAGGACAGCCAGATTTTGCTACGATTTATATTTCTTATATTCCTAATCTTAAAATGGTGGAATCAAAATCATTAAAACTTTATCTTTTTAGTTTTAGGAATCACGGAGGTTTTCACGAAGATTGTGTGAATGTGATTTTAGATGATTTAGTAGAGCTTATGGAGCCAAAATATATTGAGGTTTGGGGAAAATTTACACCAAGAGGGGGGATTAGCATAGATCCTTATGTGAATTATGGAATCCCTAATACCAAATATGCAGAAATGGCAGAATTTAGGCTTTTAAACCACGATTTATATCCAGAAAAAATTGATAATCGCTAG
- a CDS encoding DMT family transporter, translating to MKLGWFCVILGGIIEIFWVSGLKYSTSFLEYFFTAFGICCSFVLMILATKKIEVSIAYAVFVGIGAAGVALSEILVFNAPTNPLQLTLIVLLILSIIGLKLVSKESDKQDIKAIEEISKDLGINELDNQLETLNSKDLR from the coding sequence ATGAAATTGGGCTGGTTTTGTGTTATTCTTGGTGGAATCATCGAAATTTTTTGGGTGAGTGGATTAAAGTATTCAACAAGTTTTTTAGAATATTTTTTTACTGCTTTTGGAATTTGCTGTTCATTTGTGCTAATGATTCTAGCGACAAAAAAAATTGAGGTAAGTATTGCTTATGCTGTGTTTGTGGGAATTGGTGCTGCTGGAGTAGCGCTTAGTGAGATTCTTGTTTTTAATGCTCCAACCAATCCTTTGCAACTTACTTTAATTGTCCTTTTGATTTTAAGTATTATAGGCTTAAAGCTTGTAAGCAAAGAGAGTGATAAACAAGATATAAAAGCCATTGAAGAAATTTCTAAAGATTTAGGGATTAATGAATTAGATAATCAGCTTGAAACGCTTAATTCAAAGGATTTAAGATGA
- a CDS encoding adenylosuccinate synthase yields MRTKADLIVGIQWGDEGKGKMVDLLAQNYDYVVRYQGGHNAGHTIVVNGKKYALHLIPSGILYSQCKNIIGNGVVISPSALLEEMQQFQNLEGRLFISNKAHLILSYHEFLDKLNEKKAKKAIGTTGKGIGPAYTDKVARKGFRIGELRDTQALCEKILELMEEKDIINLGGEIPSKEFLKAKLDSYAEALLPFVVDTTSLLWAAMDRGEKILCEGAQGSMLDIDHGTYPFVTSSTTTASGACSGSGISPRELGNVIGITKAYCTRVGNGPFVTEEEGEIGELLRQKGGEFGVTTGRARRCGWLDAVAVKYACRLNGVSELAMMKLDVLDGFDEVKVCTQYQDKNGTILETFPFDFEGIKPIYKSFKGWDKTAGIREFDKLPQAAQEYILELEKLIGVKFSMISTSPDRNDTIFR; encoded by the coding sequence ATGAGGACAAAGGCAGATTTGATTGTAGGGATTCAATGGGGTGATGAGGGTAAAGGTAAAATGGTGGATTTACTTGCCCAAAATTATGATTATGTTGTGCGCTATCAAGGAGGACATAATGCGGGGCATACCATTGTTGTAAATGGTAAAAAATACGCCTTACACCTAATTCCATCAGGAATTCTCTATTCTCAATGTAAAAATATTATTGGCAATGGAGTTGTGATTAGCCCAAGTGCATTGCTAGAAGAGATGCAACAATTCCAAAATTTAGAGGGTAGATTATTTATTAGCAACAAAGCTCATTTGATTCTATCTTATCACGAGTTTTTAGATAAATTAAATGAAAAAAAAGCCAAAAAGGCTATCGGCACTACAGGCAAGGGAATAGGACCTGCTTATACCGATAAAGTCGCGCGTAAAGGCTTTAGAATCGGAGAGTTAAGAGACACACAAGCTTTGTGTGAAAAAATCTTAGAATTAATGGAAGAAAAGGATATTATTAATTTAGGTGGAGAGATTCCTAGCAAAGAATTTCTTAAAGCAAAACTTGATTCTTATGCAGAAGCGCTACTCCCTTTTGTAGTAGATACAACTAGTTTATTATGGGCGGCTATGGATAGGGGAGAAAAAATTCTCTGTGAGGGTGCGCAAGGAAGTATGCTTGATATTGATCATGGAACTTATCCTTTTGTTACAAGCTCTACAACAACAGCTTCAGGTGCGTGTAGTGGGAGTGGAATCTCTCCTAGAGAATTAGGCAATGTCATTGGAATCACTAAGGCTTATTGCACAAGAGTGGGAAATGGACCTTTTGTAACAGAAGAAGAAGGAGAGATTGGAGAGCTTTTGCGCCAAAAAGGAGGAGAATTTGGCGTTACCACAGGACGTGCTAGAAGATGCGGTTGGCTTGATGCAGTGGCTGTAAAATATGCTTGTCGTTTAAATGGTGTAAGTGAGTTAGCGATGATGAAGCTTGATGTATTAGATGGTTTTGATGAAGTGAAAGTCTGCACTCAATACCAAGATAAAAATGGCACGATTCTAGAAACTTTTCCTTTTGATTTTGAAGGTATAAAACCTATTTATAAAAGTTTCAAAGGTTGGGATAAAACTGCTGGAATTAGGGAGTTTGATAAGTTACCACAAGCAGCGCAGGAATATATTTTGGAATTAGAGAAATTAATTGGAGTGAAATTTAGTATGATTTCTACTAGCCCTGATAGGAATGATACAATTTTTAGATGA
- a CDS encoding flagellar export protein FliJ, with translation MKTKFTQLVILRKKKVDEAELMLQKNAQQIQAKQAEIDALVREFATLEEPKSGVYQAFLTFVHHKNEYRQTIDSKMGELALLKRQKQELQDYFKVQNIEYEKAKYLDGLEIKKNLERLKKQESKDLDEISVMLYANHKEQK, from the coding sequence ATGAAAACAAAATTCACTCAGCTTGTGATTTTGCGCAAAAAAAAAGTAGATGAAGCTGAATTAATGCTACAAAAAAATGCGCAACAAATCCAAGCCAAACAAGCTGAAATTGATGCTTTAGTAAGAGAATTTGCGACATTAGAAGAACCAAAAAGCGGAGTTTATCAAGCTTTTTTAACTTTTGTGCATCACAAAAATGAATATCGCCAAACTATTGATTCTAAAATGGGTGAATTAGCCTTGCTTAAAAGACAAAAGCAAGAATTGCAAGATTATTTTAAAGTCCAAAATATAGAATACGAAAAAGCAAAATATTTAGATGGATTAGAAATTAAGAAAAATTTAGAAAGATTAAAAAAGCAAGAAAGCAAGGATTTAGATGAAATTTCTGTAATGCTTTATGCTAATCATAAGGAGCAAAAATGA
- a CDS encoding MotE family protein gives MKKAVFFGFYLTSFLWSVEGSGIVDCNIIFEQRKAEILREIEKIDEQQQALQALQSATQNVLDQKDADLKKREAALAAEKKELEQREEAIKRLLEKNEKILAEIKNTTQSKIGTTYAGMKDSKSAAILENLPESEAAMILFALDTKVVGKILAKMDPQKAANLTQIIQKGPPFETQETKVNSQNN, from the coding sequence ATGAAAAAAGCAGTGTTTTTTGGCTTTTATCTGACAAGTTTTTTGTGGAGTGTGGAAGGGAGTGGGATTGTTGATTGCAATATTATTTTTGAACAGAGAAAAGCAGAAATTTTGCGAGAGATTGAAAAGATTGATGAACAACAACAAGCCTTGCAAGCTTTGCAAAGTGCCACTCAAAATGTTTTAGACCAAAAAGATGCGGATTTAAAAAAACGAGAAGCGGCTTTGGCGGCTGAAAAAAAGGAATTAGAACAAAGAGAAGAGGCAATTAAAAGGCTTTTAGAAAAAAATGAAAAGATTCTAGCAGAAATAAAAAATACCACACAGAGCAAAATTGGCACAACTTATGCAGGTATGAAAGATTCTAAATCTGCTGCAATTTTGGAAAATCTCCCAGAATCTGAAGCAGCGATGATATTGTTTGCACTAGATACAAAAGTGGTGGGCAAGATTCTAGCTAAAATGGACCCACAAAAAGCAGCGAATCTAACGCAAATAATCCAAAAAGGACCCCCTTTTGAAACCCAAGAAACAAAAGTAAATTCACAAAATAATTAA
- a CDS encoding adenosylmethionine--8-amino-7-oxononanoate transaminase, which yields MDSQTLIQQDLKHIWHPCTQMQDHEKNIPLIPIQSAKGVYLYDFDGNQYLDCISSWWVNLFGHCNPYINQKLKEQLEKLEHIIFAGFTHKPIIDLSNRLVKLLDSKLNKCFYADNGSSAIEVALKMAFHAQAIKGKTKNKFLCLQNAYHGETIGALSIGDVGIYTEVYQPILLQTLKIKAPVGEDYEESLKELKEVLTDKKDEIVAFVLEPLIQCAGNMNMYSSKFIKEAITLCQENGIYVIFDEIAVGFGRSGSMFAYEQCDVVPDFLCLSKGITGGYLPLSVVVTTNEIYELFYAPYEENKSFLHSHSYTGNPLACACANAVLDLFEKENVITKNKILSQFIWEKMQILESFAFVKNLRHCGMVFAFDLVGFEGQRKGLEIFNLALKKGLLLRPLGNTIYFMPPYIITKEQVCYVIDCLENIFKNLKN from the coding sequence ATGGATTCTCAAACACTCATACAACAAGATTTAAAACACATTTGGCATCCTTGCACACAAATGCAAGATCATGAAAAAAACATTCCCCTAATCCCTATTCAATCTGCAAAAGGCGTATATTTATATGATTTTGATGGTAATCAATATTTAGATTGCATTTCAAGTTGGTGGGTTAATCTTTTTGGACATTGCAATCCTTATATTAATCAAAAATTAAAAGAACAATTAGAAAAATTAGAACATATTATTTTTGCTGGATTTACGCATAAGCCTATTATAGATTTATCAAATCGTTTGGTTAAACTTTTAGATTCTAAATTAAATAAATGTTTTTATGCAGATAATGGTTCTAGTGCGATTGAAGTAGCCTTAAAAATGGCATTTCACGCTCAAGCGATTAAAGGTAAAACAAAAAATAAATTTTTATGTTTGCAAAATGCCTATCACGGCGAAACTATTGGTGCTTTAAGCATAGGAGATGTTGGGATTTATACAGAAGTTTATCAGCCAATTTTACTTCAAACTCTAAAGATTAAAGCTCCTGTTGGAGAAGATTATGAAGAATCTTTAAAAGAATTAAAAGAAGTTTTAACAGATAAAAAAGATGAAATTGTAGCTTTTGTGTTAGAACCTTTGATTCAATGTGCAGGGAATATGAATATGTATTCTAGTAAATTTATCAAAGAGGCGATTACATTATGTCAAGAAAATGGTATTTATGTGATTTTTGATGAGATTGCAGTTGGTTTTGGACGAAGTGGAAGTATGTTTGCTTATGAACAATGTGATGTGGTGCCAGATTTTTTATGTTTAAGTAAAGGCATTACTGGAGGATATTTACCATTGTCAGTGGTAGTAACAACAAATGAAATTTATGAGCTTTTTTATGCTCCTTATGAAGAAAATAAGTCTTTTTTGCATTCCCATTCTTATACGGGTAATCCCCTTGCTTGTGCTTGTGCAAATGCTGTATTGGATCTTTTTGAAAAAGAAAATGTTATCACAAAAAATAAGATTCTCTCACAATTTATTTGGGAAAAAATGCAAATTTTAGAATCCTTTGCTTTTGTAAAAAATTTAAGGCATTGTGGTATGGTTTTTGCCTTTGATTTAGTAGGCTTTGAGGGGCAAAGAAAGGGTTTGGAAATTTTTAATTTGGCATTGAAAAAAGGCTTATTATTACGACCTTTAGGGAATACAATTTATTTTATGCCTCCTTATATTATTACAAAAGAACAAGTTTGTTATGTTATAGATTGTTTGGAAAATATTTTTAAAAATCTAAAAAATTAA
- a CDS encoding ATP phosphoribosyltransferase regulatory subunit, whose translation MILSHEIPQDSKLYFGKSAKVKRDFENLVSEILYQNDYEEILTPTFSYLQYQRDMQSREFVRISNPFNHQITLRSDSTIDTIRLLAPHLKENNTKKKWFYIQPIFTYPTKEIHQIGVENLEECDILPFIQMSLKILKNINIKPFLQLSNVKIPEICAKEFGLSLEVFEKNDVGAIQGTNEFLAELLEVQDKDSLKTLLIKAPESLKKELESLLNLAQNIDYENMILAPLFYSPMSYYKGMLFRFFLENQTMILGGDYEILEQRACGFGIYTDCVILHLIKEKK comes from the coding sequence TTGATTTTAAGCCACGAAATACCGCAAGATTCGAAGCTTTATTTTGGCAAAAGTGCAAAAGTTAAAAGGGATTTTGAAAATCTTGTCAGCGAGATACTTTATCAAAATGATTATGAAGAGATTCTAACCCCGACTTTTTCTTATTTACAATATCAAAGAGATATGCAAAGCAGGGAGTTTGTAAGAATCAGCAATCCCTTTAACCATCAAATCACACTAAGAAGCGATTCTACTATTGATACTATTAGACTTTTAGCGCCCCATTTAAAAGAAAATAACACAAAAAAGAAGTGGTTTTATATCCAGCCTATTTTTACTTACCCTACAAAAGAAATTCACCAAATAGGTGTAGAAAATTTAGAAGAATGCGATATTTTACCCTTTATACAAATGTCACTTAAGATTCTAAAAAATATAAATATTAAGCCTTTTTTACAATTATCAAATGTGAAGATTCCAGAGATTTGTGCAAAGGAATTTGGGCTATCTTTAGAAGTTTTTGAAAAAAATGATGTGGGCGCTATCCAAGGCACTAATGAATTTTTAGCAGAACTTTTGGAAGTGCAGGATAAAGATTCACTTAAAACTCTTTTGATAAAAGCTCCAGAATCTTTAAAAAAAGAATTAGAAAGTTTATTAAATTTAGCACAAAACATTGATTATGAAAATATGATTCTTGCGCCACTTTTTTATTCACCCATGTCTTATTATAAAGGAATGCTTTTTCGTTTTTTCTTGGAGAATCAAACAATGATTTTAGGCGGAGATTATGAGATTTTAGAACAAAGGGCTTGTGGTTTTGGTATTTATACAGATTGTGTAATTTTGCATTTAATTAAGGAGAAGAAATGA
- a CDS encoding homoserine dehydrogenase, which translates to MKKQLNIGIIGLGVVGSSVAKILKENQDLIAARAGCQIIIKKGVVKNLSKSREIFDFPITNEVESILEDPEIDIIVELAGGVQEPFEIAKKALYHSKAFITANKAMLAYHRYDLQKIAGDLPIGFEASVAGGIPIIKALRDGLGANHILSICGIINGTCNYILTQMKEQNLSFEEALKEAQELGYAESDPSFDIGGYDAAHKLLILASIAYGIDAKPEDILIEGITQITQEDIDFAKEFGYNLKLLGIAKKDKESVELRIHPTLLPQNAMIGKVDGVMNAISVVGDNVGETLFYGAGAGGNATASAVISDIIEIARTKSSPMLGFKSSIEKNLTLKPIAEIQSAYYLRIIVLDKPGVLAQITTILGQQEISIDTFLQRKAKNKNHSTLLLSTHTCLESKIQIAIEKINNLEITQEKPVMIRIEKN; encoded by the coding sequence ATGAAAAAACAATTAAATATCGGAATCATTGGGCTAGGCGTCGTTGGAAGCAGTGTTGCAAAAATTTTAAAAGAAAATCAAGATCTCATTGCAGCAAGAGCAGGTTGCCAAATTATCATTAAAAAGGGTGTGGTGAAAAATCTCTCAAAAAGTCGAGAAATCTTTGATTTTCCTATCACAAATGAAGTAGAAAGCATTTTAGAAGATCCTGAAATTGATATTATTGTGGAGTTAGCAGGAGGTGTTCAAGAGCCTTTTGAAATTGCTAAAAAAGCGCTTTATCACTCCAAAGCCTTTATCACTGCCAATAAAGCAATGCTTGCCTATCACCGCTATGATTTACAAAAAATTGCCGGAGACTTACCAATTGGTTTTGAAGCAAGTGTAGCAGGTGGGATTCCTATTATCAAAGCCTTGCGCGATGGACTTGGTGCTAATCATATCTTAAGTATTTGTGGAATCATCAATGGGACTTGTAATTATATTTTAACACAGATGAAAGAACAGAATCTTAGTTTTGAAGAAGCTTTAAAAGAAGCTCAAGAGCTTGGCTATGCAGAGAGTGATCCTAGTTTTGATATTGGTGGTTATGATGCCGCACACAAACTTTTGATTCTAGCAAGTATTGCTTATGGAATTGATGCTAAGCCTGAAGATATTTTAATTGAAGGAATCACACAAATCACACAAGAAGACATAGATTTTGCAAAAGAATTTGGATACAACCTTAAGCTTTTAGGAATCGCTAAAAAGGACAAAGAAAGTGTGGAACTTAGAATCCACCCTACTTTATTGCCACAAAATGCGATGATTGGTAAAGTTGATGGAGTGATGAATGCTATTAGTGTGGTAGGTGATAATGTAGGCGAAACACTCTTTTATGGCGCAGGTGCAGGGGGAAATGCAACTGCAAGCGCTGTTATTTCAGATATTATTGAAATTGCTCGCACCAAAAGCTCTCCAATGCTTGGTTTTAAATCCTCCATTGAAAAAAATCTCACACTCAAGCCCATAGCGGAGATTCAAAGTGCCTATTATTTACGAATTATTGTCCTTGATAAACCTGGAGTTTTGGCTCAAATTACAACGATTCTAGGGCAACAAGAAATCTCTATTGATACTTTCTTACAACGCAAGGCTAAAAATAAGAATCATTCTACCTTATTGCTTTCTACTCACACTTGTCTTGAATCAAAGATTCAAATTGCCATAGAAAAAATCAATAACCTAGAAATCACACAGGAAAAACCTGTAATGATACGGATTGAGAAAAACTAA
- a CDS encoding heavy metal translocating P-type ATPase, with amino-acid sequence MANCCNTCTNTQNTIHTESDFQNKLAQSLFYFSIILYLIALSGDFGIFNFHLNAPMLYGFYLFCYFALGYEILKKALIGFYKREFFNENSLMALASIGAWAISQGAEAVAILLFYRIGEALESLVVEKSKKSIRTLASIKIEQAHLFKNEKIENIDPKNIQEGDILVIFAGERIPADGIIIKGEGSVDNSALNGESLPQNVKVGDSLFSGSINLDSILHLKAAKSYENSTFSKIIKLIEEGSAQKSRSEEFITKFARYYTPIVTLLAFGIILFPTLYFWAFGQMELIEALKIWLYRGIIFLVVSCPCALVISIPLTFFASLGKASKEGILIKGSSYIEALKDANAIIFDKTGTLTKGKLIIKKINSYKNYDEKFILKIAQLLESHSNHPIAKAIMNYNNEINLQKDLKKLSNLKESSGGGVSAMFENKAIALGNARFIQSLTKQNLPKDSSLKCQIFIAYDGETIGDIILEDAIKNEAKEAIERLKREHLEEIYILSGDKESVVQEVAQSLGIKHFFASLLPNDKVNHLKIILQTQNQKNKKVIFVGDGINDAPSLALCDIGIAMGKTGSDVALEGADIVIMNDDLRKIPKVLQIAKKTRQILWQNIFLALGVKIGIMILGAFGATNLWIALFGDVGVALLALLNAIRAIR; translated from the coding sequence ATGGCAAATTGCTGCAACACTTGCACAAATACCCAAAATACAATTCATACAGAGAGTGATTTTCAAAATAAACTAGCCCAAAGTCTTTTTTATTTTAGCATTATCCTTTATCTTATTGCACTTAGTGGAGATTTTGGAATCTTTAATTTTCATCTTAATGCCCCCATGCTTTATGGTTTTTATCTTTTCTGCTATTTTGCTTTAGGCTATGAAATTTTAAAAAAGGCATTGATTGGGTTTTATAAACGCGAATTTTTTAACGAAAATAGCCTTATGGCACTTGCAAGCATTGGAGCTTGGGCGATCTCTCAGGGAGCTGAAGCCGTAGCAATCTTACTTTTTTATCGCATTGGAGAAGCTTTAGAGAGTTTGGTTGTTGAAAAATCTAAAAAATCTATTCGCACCCTCGCCTCTATAAAAATAGAACAAGCCCATTTATTTAAAAATGAAAAAATTGAAAATATTGATCCAAAAAATATTCAAGAAGGCGATATTTTAGTAATTTTTGCTGGGGAAAGAATCCCTGCTGATGGAATCATTATAAAAGGCGAGGGTAGTGTTGATAACTCTGCACTTAATGGAGAATCCTTGCCACAAAATGTAAAAGTGGGAGATTCTCTTTTTTCTGGCAGCATTAATCTTGATTCTATTTTACATTTAAAAGCCGCTAAAAGCTATGAAAATTCAACCTTTAGCAAAATTATCAAGCTAATTGAAGAGGGTAGTGCGCAAAAAAGCAGAAGTGAAGAGTTTATCACAAAATTTGCACGTTACTACACCCCCATTGTAACGCTTTTAGCCTTTGGCATTATTCTTTTCCCTACACTTTATTTTTGGGCTTTTGGTCAAATGGAATTAATAGAAGCACTTAAAATTTGGCTTTATCGTGGAATTATCTTTTTAGTCGTCTCTTGTCCTTGCGCTTTGGTAATCTCTATTCCACTAACCTTTTTTGCTTCACTTGGAAAAGCTTCAAAAGAAGGAATTTTAATCAAAGGCTCTAGCTATATTGAAGCCCTAAAAGATGCTAATGCCATTATTTTTGATAAAACAGGAACTCTAACAAAGGGCAAACTAATCATTAAAAAAATTAATTCTTATAAAAATTATGATGAAAAATTTATATTAAAAATTGCTCAATTGCTCGAATCTCACTCTAACCACCCCATTGCAAAAGCCATTATGAACTACAACAATGAAATAAACTTGCAAAAAGATTTAAAAAAACTTAGTAACCTCAAAGAAAGCTCTGGAGGCGGAGTGAGTGCGATGTTTGAAAATAAAGCCATTGCTTTGGGGAATGCTCGTTTTATTCAATCCCTAACAAAACAAAATCTCCCAAAAGATTCTAGTTTAAAATGCCAAATTTTCATTGCCTATGATGGAGAAACCATTGGAGATATTATCTTAGAAGATGCCATAAAAAATGAAGCTAAAGAAGCTATAGAAAGGCTAAAAAGAGAGCATTTAGAAGAAATTTATATCCTAAGTGGTGATAAGGAAAGCGTCGTTCAAGAAGTCGCTCAAAGTCTAGGAATCAAGCACTTTTTTGCCTCACTTTTGCCAAATGACAAAGTCAATCATCTAAAAATAATCCTCCAAACCCAAAATCAAAAAAATAAAAAAGTGATTTTTGTAGGAGATGGAATCAACGATGCACCTTCTCTTGCACTTTGTGATATTGGTATTGCAATGGGAAAAACAGGGAGTGATGTCGCGCTAGAGGGAGCAGATATTGTTATTATGAATGATGACTTAAGAAAAATTCCAAAAGTCTTGCAAATTGCCAAAAAAACAAGGCAAATCTTGTGGCAGAATATTTTCTTGGCTTTGGGTGTTAAAATAGGAATTATGATTCTTGGTGCCTTTGGAGCAACAAACCTATGGATAGCTCTTTTTGGCGATGTGGGAGTTGCACTTTTAGCTTTACTAAATGCCATTAGAGCCATTCGCTAA
- the gltS gene encoding sodium/glutamate symporter produces MEISLNFYATLVALVAVLLLGRWIISRSKFLQDYNIPEPVVGGIIVAIAIFFLLKYGGIKFQFDNSLKDPLMLAFYASIGLSADFASFKKGGKILFGFLFIVAGLLILQNIAGIIVAKIMGVNPLIGLLGGSITMSGGHGTGAAWAEVFKNSPYNFTAALEVAMACATFGLIAGGIIGGPVAHYLVKRYNLKLPNEHSQDEIEIAFEKPGKERLITATSFVESLALIAISLLIGTMVAKFFQGSSFTLPTFVWCLLVGAVLRNVLQATKIHQVFDREVAVLGNVSLSLFLAFALITINLMELVSLALPMLVILLIQVVIMVFYAVFITFRYCGKDYDAAVLAAGHCGFGLGATPTAMVNMQTVTQHYGPSHMAFIIVPLVGAFFIDLINAFVISGTLKFPFF; encoded by the coding sequence ATGGAAATTTCATTGAATTTTTATGCGACTTTGGTGGCATTAGTAGCAGTATTGTTACTTGGAAGATGGATTATTTCGCGGAGTAAATTTTTGCAAGATTATAATATTCCTGAACCTGTTGTAGGGGGAATTATCGTTGCAATTGCTATTTTCTTTCTTTTAAAATATGGTGGAATTAAATTTCAATTTGATAATTCTCTAAAAGATCCTTTAATGTTAGCTTTTTATGCAAGTATTGGATTAAGTGCAGATTTTGCTTCTTTTAAAAAGGGTGGAAAGATTCTTTTTGGATTTTTATTTATCGTAGCAGGACTTTTGATTTTACAAAACATTGCTGGAATTATAGTGGCTAAAATTATGGGTGTTAATCCACTTATAGGACTTTTAGGCGGTTCTATTACAATGAGTGGTGGGCATGGGACAGGTGCTGCTTGGGCAGAGGTATTTAAAAATTCACCTTATAATTTCACAGCTGCTTTAGAAGTAGCGATGGCTTGTGCGACTTTTGGATTAATTGCAGGTGGAATTATCGGTGGTCCTGTGGCACATTATTTGGTAAAAAGATACAATTTAAAACTTCCTAATGAACATTCACAAGATGAAATAGAAATTGCTTTTGAAAAGCCTGGAAAAGAACGCTTAATCACAGCGACTTCCTTTGTTGAATCACTAGCATTGATTGCAATTTCATTGCTTATAGGAACAATGGTGGCAAAATTCTTTCAAGGAAGTTCTTTTACTTTACCAACTTTTGTTTGGTGTTTGCTTGTAGGGGCAGTTTTGCGAAATGTTTTACAAGCTACTAAGATTCATCAAGTTTTTGATAGAGAAGTAGCAGTGCTTGGAAATGTTTCACTTTCTTTATTCCTTGCATTTGCTTTAATAACAATTAATCTTATGGAACTTGTTTCTTTGGCATTGCCAATGTTAGTAATTTTACTTATTCAAGTAGTCATTATGGTATTTTATGCGGTTTTTATTACTTTTAGATATTGTGGTAAAGATTATGATGCAGCTGTTTTAGCAGCTGGACATTGTGGCTTTGGATTAGGTGCAACTCCAACAGCAATGGTAAATATGCAAACAGTTACTCAACACTATGGACCAAGCCATATGGCATTTATCATCGTTCCTTTAGTAGGAGCATTTTTTATTGATTTGATTAATGCATTTGTAATTAGTGGAACACTAAAATTTCCATTTTTTTAA
- a CDS encoding YraN family protein, with the protein MNTTQKGKEAESFACEYLKNQNFEILKQNFFTSFGEIDIIAKKEGVLYFIEVKSGIGFEPVFNITKTKLTRLIKSIEVYLKAEKNKDSYCLSAIILSKETAKDSAFKIQWIENLTLFL; encoded by the coding sequence ATGAATACCACTCAAAAGGGAAAAGAAGCCGAATCTTTTGCCTGTGAGTATCTCAAAAATCAAAACTTTGAAATCTTAAAACAAAACTTTTTCACATCCTTTGGGGAAATTGACATTATTGCTAAAAAAGAGGGGGTTTTATACTTTATTGAAGTTAAAAGTGGAATTGGTTTTGAACCTGTATTTAATATCACCAAAACTAAACTAACGCGTTTAATTAAAAGTATTGAAGTGTATTTAAAAGCAGAAAAAAATAAAGATTCTTATTGCCTTAGTGCAATTATTCTCTCTAAGGAAACTGCAAAAGATTCTGCTTTTAAAATCCAATGGATTGAAAATTTAACACTTTTTCTCTAG
- a CDS encoding DMT family transporter, whose protein sequence is MSWVFLILAGITEIFGVICIKKFALDNKKIYLLGIFLLFVLSLSLLSLGLREIPMSIAYAIWTGIGTAGGVLVGIFLYNESKSFSKLFFVTSIVVCSVGLKAFS, encoded by the coding sequence ATGAGTTGGGTATTTTTGATTTTAGCTGGGATTACAGAGATTTTTGGAGTGATTTGCATAAAAAAATTTGCGCTTGATAACAAGAAAATCTATCTATTAGGCATTTTTCTTTTGTTTGTCCTTAGCTTAAGTCTTTTGTCTTTGGGATTAAGAGAGATTCCAATGAGTATTGCTTATGCTATTTGGACAGGCATCGGGACAGCTGGTGGAGTGCTTGTGGGGATTTTTTTATATAATGAATCAAAAAGCTTCTCCAAGCTTTTCTTTGTTACTAGTATTGTGGTTTGTAGCGTTGGACTTAAGGCTTTTTCATAA